A region of Ramlibacter agri DNA encodes the following proteins:
- a CDS encoding carboxyl transferase domain-containing protein: MSILHTQLNSRSADFQANASAMQALVEDLNAQVVMHAAGGGESARAKHIARGKLLPRERVQMLLDPGTPFLEIAPLAAHGMYLNGQGQMDAPCAGLIAGVGRVAGVDCVIVCNDATVKGGTYYPITVKKHLRAQEVAFQNRLPCVYLVDSGGANLPNQDEVFPDRDHFGRIFYNQANLSAQGIAQIAVVMGSCTAGGAYVPAMSDETIIVKEQGTIFLGGPPLVKAATGEVVSAEDLGGGDVHTRLSGVADHLAMNDEHALALARQAVATLNRRKESPVELRAPVAPKFDAKELHGVIPTDARKPFDVREIIARVVDGSEFHEFKARYGATLVCGFAHIEGMPVGIIANNGILFSESAQKGAHFIELCCQRKVPLVFLQNITGFMVGRKYENEGIARHGAKLVTAVATASVPKFTVIIGGSFGAGNYGMCGRAYSPRFLWMWPNARISVMGGEQAASVLATVKRDGIEGRGGKWSSEEEAAFKQPLLDQFAHQSHPYYASARLWDDGVIDPADTRRVLALGLSASLNAPIGEPKFGVFRM, from the coding sequence ATGAGCATTCTCCACACCCAACTCAACTCCCGGTCCGCGGACTTCCAGGCGAACGCGAGCGCCATGCAGGCGCTGGTGGAAGACCTGAACGCGCAAGTCGTCATGCACGCCGCCGGCGGCGGCGAAAGCGCGCGCGCCAAGCACATCGCCCGCGGCAAGCTGCTGCCGCGCGAGCGCGTGCAGATGCTGCTGGACCCGGGCACGCCCTTCCTGGAGATCGCGCCGCTGGCCGCGCACGGCATGTACCTCAATGGGCAGGGCCAGATGGACGCGCCCTGCGCGGGCTTGATCGCCGGCGTGGGGCGCGTGGCCGGCGTCGACTGCGTGATCGTGTGCAACGACGCCACGGTCAAGGGCGGCACCTACTACCCGATCACGGTCAAGAAGCACCTGCGGGCGCAGGAAGTCGCCTTCCAGAACCGCCTGCCCTGCGTCTACCTGGTGGATTCCGGTGGCGCCAACCTGCCGAACCAGGACGAGGTGTTCCCGGACCGTGATCACTTCGGCCGCATCTTCTACAACCAGGCCAACCTGTCGGCGCAAGGCATCGCGCAGATCGCGGTGGTGATGGGCTCCTGTACCGCCGGCGGCGCCTACGTGCCGGCCATGAGCGACGAGACCATCATCGTCAAGGAGCAGGGCACCATCTTCCTGGGTGGGCCGCCGCTGGTGAAGGCCGCCACCGGCGAAGTGGTCAGCGCGGAAGACCTGGGTGGCGGCGACGTGCATACGCGCCTGTCCGGCGTGGCCGACCACCTGGCGATGAACGACGAGCATGCGCTGGCGCTGGCGCGCCAGGCCGTCGCCACGCTGAACCGGCGCAAGGAGTCGCCCGTCGAACTGCGCGCGCCGGTCGCGCCGAAGTTCGACGCCAAGGAGCTGCACGGCGTCATCCCCACGGATGCGCGCAAGCCCTTCGACGTGCGCGAGATCATCGCCCGCGTCGTCGACGGCAGCGAGTTCCACGAGTTCAAGGCGCGCTACGGCGCCACGCTGGTCTGCGGCTTCGCGCACATCGAAGGCATGCCGGTGGGCATCATCGCCAACAACGGCATCCTGTTCAGCGAGTCGGCGCAGAAGGGTGCGCACTTCATCGAGCTGTGCTGCCAGCGCAAGGTGCCGCTGGTGTTCCTGCAGAACATCACCGGCTTCATGGTGGGCCGCAAGTACGAGAACGAAGGCATCGCCCGCCACGGCGCCAAGCTGGTGACGGCGGTGGCCACGGCCAGCGTACCGAAGTTCACCGTGATCATCGGCGGCAGCTTCGGCGCCGGCAATTACGGCATGTGCGGCCGCGCCTACTCGCCGCGCTTCCTGTGGATGTGGCCCAACGCGCGCATCTCGGTGATGGGCGGCGAACAGGCCGCGAGCGTGCTGGCGACGGTCAAGCGTGACGGCATCGAAGGGCGCGGCGGCAAGTGGAGCAGCGAAGAGGAAGCCGCATTCAAGCAGCCGCTGCTGGACCAGTTCGCCCACCAGTCGCACCCCTACTACGCCAGCGCGCGCCTGTGGGACGACGGCGTGATCGATCCGGCCGACACCCGCCGCGTGCTGGCGCTGGGCCTGTCGGCGTCCCTGAACGCGCCGATCGGCGAGCCGAAGTTCGGCGTCTTCCGCATGTAA
- a CDS encoding enoyl-CoA hydratase/isomerase family protein produces the protein MLQITHEGPIATVTLDRPDVRNAFNEELIAGLAQAFRELGARADVRCIVLAARGPAFCAGADLNWMRKMADYTREDNLADAGQLAETLRTLYTCPKPTLAKIHGDVYAGGMGLVAACDIAVALDTAHFCLSETRLGLVPATISPYVIRAMGARAAHRYFLSAERFTATEAHRIGFVHELVSSGHLDDRVGEIANSLATAGPAAVRSCKELLHDVAGQEITPELIARTVQGIADIRATPEGREGVQSFLQKRKPNWLV, from the coding sequence GTGCTGCAGATCACCCACGAAGGACCCATCGCGACGGTTACGCTGGACCGCCCCGACGTGCGCAACGCGTTCAACGAGGAGCTCATAGCCGGCCTGGCCCAGGCTTTCCGCGAACTCGGTGCGCGCGCGGACGTGCGCTGCATCGTGCTGGCCGCGCGCGGCCCGGCCTTCTGCGCCGGTGCCGACCTGAACTGGATGCGCAAGATGGCCGACTACACGCGCGAGGACAACCTCGCCGATGCCGGCCAGCTGGCGGAGACGCTGCGCACGCTGTACACCTGCCCCAAGCCGACGCTGGCCAAGATCCACGGCGACGTCTACGCCGGCGGCATGGGCCTGGTCGCCGCCTGCGACATCGCGGTGGCGCTGGACACCGCGCACTTCTGCCTGAGCGAGACGCGCCTGGGCCTGGTGCCCGCCACCATCAGCCCTTACGTGATCCGCGCCATGGGCGCGCGGGCGGCGCATCGCTACTTCCTGAGTGCCGAGCGCTTCACCGCCACCGAGGCGCACCGCATCGGCTTCGTGCACGAGCTGGTGAGCAGCGGCCACCTGGACGACCGGGTGGGGGAGATCGCCAACTCGCTGGCCACGGCCGGTCCGGCGGCGGTGCGCAGCTGCAAGGAGCTGCTGCATGACGTGGCGGGCCAGGAGATCACGCCGGAGCTGATCGCGCGCACGGTGCAGGGCATCGCCGACATCCGCGCCACGCCCGAAGGCCGCGAAGGCGTCCAGTCCTTCCTGCAAAAGCGCAAGCCGAACTGGCTGGTGTGA
- a CDS encoding DUF4126 domain-containing protein, which produces MDSLDHLLDTPHLLALAAALGWASGFRLYAAVFLTGLAGYLGWVDLPHGLLVLQHPAVLAASGFMLLVEFCADKIPLLDSMWDAVHTFIRIPAGAALAAGALGADNQAMTWVAALVGGSLAATSHATKMTARAAVNTSPEPFSNLFVSLAEDGLVVFLLWLSATHPALFALVLAVSVVLAVVLLVLLVRFLRTVARGLGEFFRGRPLPRELG; this is translated from the coding sequence ATGGATTCGCTGGACCACCTGCTCGACACGCCGCACCTGCTTGCGCTGGCGGCGGCGCTCGGCTGGGCCAGCGGCTTCCGGCTCTATGCCGCGGTGTTCCTCACCGGACTTGCGGGTTACCTGGGTTGGGTGGACCTGCCGCATGGCCTGCTGGTGCTGCAGCACCCGGCGGTGCTGGCCGCGAGCGGCTTCATGCTGCTGGTGGAGTTCTGCGCCGACAAGATCCCGCTGCTCGACTCGATGTGGGACGCGGTGCACACCTTCATCCGGATTCCCGCGGGCGCCGCGCTCGCTGCCGGTGCGCTGGGCGCGGACAACCAGGCCATGACCTGGGTCGCGGCGCTGGTGGGCGGCAGCCTGGCCGCCACCAGCCACGCCACCAAGATGACGGCGCGGGCCGCGGTCAACACCTCGCCCGAGCCCTTCTCCAACCTGTTCGTCTCGCTGGCCGAAGACGGGCTGGTGGTGTTCCTGCTGTGGTTGTCGGCCACGCACCCGGCGCTGTTCGCGCTGGTGCTGGCGGTGAGCGTGGTGCTGGCGGTCGTGCTGCTGGTGCTGCTGGTGAGGTTCCTGCGCACGGTGGCGCGGGGCCTGGGTGAGTTCTTCCGCGGGCGGCCGTTGCCGCGCGAGCTGGGTTAG
- a CDS encoding acetyl/propionyl/methylcrotonyl-CoA carboxylase subunit alpha, whose amino-acid sequence MFKKILIANRGEIACRVAATACRMAIRTVAVYSDADAHAKHVVACDEAVHIGGSAPRESYLQWERIIAAAKATGAEAIHPGYGFLSENEAFAAACAEAGLVFIGPPASAIQAMGLKAESKQLMEKAGVPLVPGYHGHDQDPALLQREADRIGYPVLIKASAGGGGKGMRAVEKSEDFAAALASCQREARNSFGDEAVLVEKYVLRPRHIEIQVFGDAHGNYVWLFERDCSVQRRHQKVLEEAPAPGMTEAMRKRMGEAAVAAARAVDYVGAGTVEFIVEQRGKEMNFFFMEMNTRLQVEHPVTEAITGLDLVEWQLRVAAGQPLPLQQADLRIHGHAIEARICAENPDNNFLPATGSLQVYRKPPHVEFERGPVRIDDGVREGDAISPFYDSMIAKLIVHGATREEALARLDAALAATHIVGLATNVQFLRYVVKSRSFAEADLDTALIQREQAVLFDQQPVGLELAAAAAVAKTLLDEQALAGNDPFSRRDGWRSHGVAGRRFEFDFGGQHQKAELRYLHDGALQLAVNGSAPAPLAFRVGEGCIELQHGERRVRAVVYTTGETDHVFTPQGAAAIVSVDLLAHASEGAAEGGRLTAPMPGKVVSFSVKAGDKVAKGQPLAVMEAMKMEHTIAAPADGTVAELLYAPGDQVAEGAELLKLAA is encoded by the coding sequence ATGTTCAAGAAAATCCTCATTGCGAACCGGGGCGAGATCGCTTGCCGCGTTGCGGCCACTGCGTGCCGCATGGCCATCCGCACGGTGGCCGTCTATTCGGATGCCGACGCGCATGCCAAGCACGTCGTGGCCTGCGACGAAGCGGTGCACATCGGCGGCAGCGCGCCGCGCGAGAGCTACCTGCAATGGGAGCGCATCATCGCCGCCGCCAAGGCGACCGGCGCCGAAGCCATCCACCCCGGCTACGGCTTCCTGAGCGAGAACGAGGCCTTTGCCGCCGCCTGCGCGGAAGCGGGCCTCGTCTTCATCGGCCCGCCGGCCTCGGCCATCCAGGCCATGGGCCTGAAGGCCGAATCGAAGCAGCTGATGGAAAAGGCAGGCGTGCCGCTGGTGCCCGGCTATCACGGCCACGACCAGGACCCGGCGCTGCTGCAGCGCGAGGCCGACCGCATCGGCTACCCGGTGCTGATCAAGGCTAGCGCGGGCGGCGGCGGCAAGGGCATGCGGGCGGTGGAGAAGAGCGAGGACTTCGCGGCCGCGCTCGCTTCCTGCCAGCGCGAGGCGCGCAACAGCTTCGGCGACGAAGCGGTGCTGGTCGAGAAGTACGTCCTGCGGCCGCGCCACATCGAGATCCAGGTGTTCGGCGACGCGCACGGCAACTACGTGTGGCTGTTCGAGCGTGACTGCTCGGTGCAGCGCCGCCACCAGAAGGTGCTGGAGGAAGCGCCCGCGCCCGGCATGACCGAGGCGATGCGCAAGCGCATGGGCGAAGCCGCGGTGGCGGCGGCGCGCGCGGTGGACTACGTCGGCGCCGGCACCGTGGAATTCATCGTGGAGCAGCGCGGGAAGGAGATGAACTTCTTCTTCATGGAGATGAACACGCGCCTGCAGGTGGAGCACCCCGTGACCGAAGCGATCACGGGCCTGGACCTGGTGGAGTGGCAACTGCGCGTGGCCGCGGGCCAGCCGCTGCCGCTGCAGCAGGCGGACCTGCGCATCCACGGCCATGCCATCGAGGCGCGCATCTGCGCCGAGAACCCGGACAACAACTTCCTGCCTGCCACCGGCAGCCTGCAGGTCTATCGCAAGCCGCCGCACGTGGAGTTCGAGCGCGGGCCCGTGCGCATCGACGATGGCGTGCGCGAGGGCGATGCCATCTCGCCCTTCTACGATTCGATGATCGCCAAGCTGATCGTGCATGGCGCCACGCGCGAAGAAGCCTTGGCGCGACTGGATGCCGCGCTGGCGGCGACGCACATCGTGGGCTTGGCGACCAACGTGCAGTTCCTGCGCTACGTGGTCAAGAGCCGCTCCTTCGCCGAGGCCGACCTCGACACGGCGCTGATCCAGCGCGAACAGGCCGTGCTGTTCGACCAGCAGCCGGTGGGCCTGGAGCTGGCGGCGGCCGCCGCAGTGGCGAAGACCTTGCTAGACGAACAGGCGCTGGCGGGCAACGACCCGTTCAGCCGCCGCGACGGCTGGCGCTCGCACGGCGTTGCCGGCCGCCGCTTCGAATTCGATTTCGGCGGGCAACACCAGAAGGCGGAGCTGCGCTACCTGCACGACGGCGCGCTGCAGCTGGCGGTGAACGGCTCGGCGCCGGCGCCTCTGGCCTTCCGCGTGGGCGAGGGCTGCATCGAGCTGCAGCACGGCGAGCGGCGTGTGCGCGCCGTGGTCTACACCACCGGCGAGACCGACCACGTGTTCACGCCGCAGGGCGCGGCTGCGATCGTGTCGGTGGACCTGCTGGCGCACGCGAGCGAGGGCGCCGCGGAAGGCGGCCGGCTGACGGCGCCGATGCCGGGCAAGGTGGTGTCCTTCTCGGTGAAGGCCGGTGACAAGGTCGCCAAGGGCCAGCCGCTGGCGGTGATGGAAGCGATGAAGATGGAACACACCATCGCCGCGCCGGCGGACGGGACGGTGGCGGAACTGCTGTATGCGCCGGGGGACCAGGTGGCGGAAGGGGCGGAGTTGTTGAAGCTCGCGGCCTAA
- a CDS encoding alpha/beta fold hydrolase yields the protein MDRKGFLQAGLGAVLLAATGIANAADYPAAKEGNFVLRDYRFQNGQVLPELRIHYRTVGNPAGEPVLVLHGTTGSGASQLTPAFAGELFGAGQALDAGRYFIILPDAIGTGGSTKPSDGLRMKFPQYNYDDMVDAQYRLVTEGLGIKHLRLVMGNSMGGMQTWIWAQKYPGFMDVAVPMASTPGPMSGRNWMLRRLLVESIKADPAWNNGNYTQQPPSLRLASVFFGTATSGGNYSYFKAGPNHEKADAALDARLKADFPGDANDHIYQWASSRDYNPSPGLEKITATLVAINSADDERNPPELGVLDREIKRVKNGRIYLIPASDQTLGHGTTGQARFYKQELEQVLKAAPRLD from the coding sequence ATGGACCGCAAGGGATTCCTGCAGGCCGGCCTGGGCGCCGTGCTGCTCGCCGCCACCGGCATTGCCAACGCCGCGGACTACCCCGCGGCCAAGGAAGGCAACTTCGTCCTGCGCGACTACCGCTTCCAGAACGGGCAGGTGCTGCCGGAACTGCGCATCCACTACCGCACGGTGGGCAATCCCGCCGGCGAGCCGGTGCTGGTGCTGCATGGCACGACCGGCTCGGGCGCCAGCCAGCTGACGCCGGCCTTCGCGGGCGAGCTGTTCGGCGCCGGGCAGGCGCTGGACGCCGGCCGCTACTTCATCATCCTGCCGGACGCCATCGGCACCGGTGGTTCCACCAAGCCCTCCGACGGCTTGCGCATGAAGTTCCCGCAGTACAACTACGACGACATGGTCGATGCGCAGTACCGGCTGGTCACCGAGGGCCTGGGCATCAAGCACCTGCGCCTCGTCATGGGCAACTCCATGGGCGGCATGCAGACCTGGATCTGGGCGCAGAAGTACCCGGGCTTCATGGACGTGGCGGTGCCGATGGCATCGACGCCCGGCCCGATGTCGGGCCGCAACTGGATGCTGCGGCGCCTGCTGGTGGAAAGCATCAAGGCCGACCCGGCCTGGAACAACGGCAACTACACGCAGCAGCCGCCCAGCCTGCGGCTGGCCTCGGTGTTCTTCGGCACCGCCACCAGCGGCGGCAACTACTCGTACTTCAAGGCGGGGCCGAACCACGAGAAGGCGGACGCGGCGCTGGACGCGCGGCTGAAGGCCGATTTCCCCGGCGACGCCAACGACCACATCTACCAGTGGGCGTCCTCGCGCGACTACAACCCGTCGCCGGGGCTGGAGAAGATCACGGCAACCCTGGTCGCCATCAACTCCGCCGACGACGAGCGCAACCCGCCGGAACTGGGCGTGCTGGATCGCGAGATCAAGCGCGTGAAGAACGGCCGGATCTACCTGATCCCGGCGAGCGACCAGACGCTGGGGCATGGGACGACGGGGCAGGCGAGGTTTTACAAGCAGGAGCTGGAGCAGGTGTTGAAGGCGGCGCCGCGACTGGATTAG